The genome window GTAGGTCGAGAGTGACTCGATGTACCGGCGCTGGCCCTCCGCGAAGATCGTATCGAAGGCGAGCGACGACTTCCCCGATCCCGAGACGCCGGTGACGGCGATCACCCGCCGCCTGGGTATCTCGAGATCGATGTTCTTGAGGTTGTGCTGTCGCGCGCCCCTGATGACGATCGTCTCGGCCACACATGCCTCCTGAAGGGATAAACACGGAGTGTAACAGGAATTGCCCCTGCGCGCAATATCGGATATACTTCCGCCGTCCGTCGCGCTCCCTGCGCGGCGGCGAGACGTTCACCGCAGACGAACGGGATAGGCATGAAACCGGACGACGCGACGCTGGCGGCGGAGATCGACGGATTGCGGAGGACCCTGCGCATCCTTCGCGGGGAATCGGGCTGCGCCTGGGATCGGGAACGCACCCTCGACGACATCATCTCGAACCTCGTCGAGGAGACGTACGAGCTGTTGCACGCCGAGCGCGCGGGCGACATCGACGGCGTCGAGGAGGAGCTCGGCGACGTCCTCTTCCTCGTCGTGTTCGCGCACGAGCTGTTGCTCGAACGCGTCGAGACGCCGCTCTCCGCCATCGTTTCGCGCGTTCATCGCAAGATCGTCTCGCGCCATCCGCACGTTTTCGGCGACGAGAAGGCCGACACCGCGGCCGAGAGCCAGGCCGCCTGGGACCGGGCCAAGCGCCTCGAGCGGGCCGGTCGCCCGCCGATGGGGCTTCTCGACGGCATACCTCACGATCTCCCGCCCCTCCGCCGCGCCGACGCCGTGCAGCGCATAGCGACGGCCGTCGGCTTCGACTGGCCCGACATCCGCGGGATCGTCGGGAAGATCCGCGAGGAATCCGACGAGCTTCTCGACGCCGTCCTCGAGGGAGACCGGGCGCACGTCAAGGAGGAGCTCGGGGATCTCCTCTTCACCGTGATCCATCTCGCCGGCCGCCTCGACGCCGATCCCGAGGGCGCCCTCGCCACGACGACGGCGAAGTTCGCCGACCGGTTCCGCGCCATGGAATCGGCGGCCGCCGAGAGGGGCCGCGACCTCGAATCGATGGAGATCGACGAGATGGAATCGCTCTGGCAGGCGGCGAAGCGAAAGAAAGGCGAACGCTGACCAGAGCCGGGGCGAGGGGGAAACGGAACGGGGGCGCCTGCCAGGCGCCCCCGTTCAGCGTTATCGATGCCGTCTTCCGTCAGTTGAGCCGGTGGAACTCGATCCGGCGGTTTTCCGCGCGGCCGGCTGCGGTCGTGTTCGGAGCGATCGGATCGGCCTCTCCGTAGCCCTTCGCGATCACGCGGTCGACGGCGATACCGGCGTTCGACAGGTACTGCCTCACCGCGTTCGCGCGCTTCTCCGAGAGCCGCTGGTTGGATTCCTCGGAACCCACGCTGTCGGTGTATCCCCTGATCTCAACGCGCACTTCCGGGTAGGCCATCAGCGACTTTACCACCTGATCGAGCACCCCGTAGCTGTCGGGCGTGAGGGCGGAGGAGCCGCTCTCGAAATTTATCCCGCGGAGTATGAACTTCGCCTCGATCGGCCGTTCGTCGGGACACCCGTCGGTGTCCTCGTATCCGTTGAAGGTCTCCGGTTCGTTCGGACACTGGTCGTCCACGTCGAGTATGCCGTCGATGTCGTTGTCGAGATCGGGACAGCCGTCCTCGTCCTGGAAGCCGTCCTGATCCTCCGCCTTGAGCGGGCACTTGTCCATGTCGTCGGGAATGCCGTCGTTGTCGGTGTCCTGCATCACGTCGGGGCACCCGTCCGCGTCGTCGATCCCGTCGAAGTCCTCGGGCTCGCCCGGGCAGCGGTCCTCGACGTCGGGGATCCCGTCGCCGTCGTTGTCGAGATCGGGACAGCCGTCCTCGTCCTCGAAGCCGTCGAAGTCCTCGGCGAGATCGGGGCAGGCGTCGACGCCGTCGTTGATGCCGTCACCGTCGTTGTCCAGCTCCGGGCAGCCGTCGTCGTCCTCGAAGCCGTCGAAATCCTCGGGACTGTCGGGGCAGCGGTCCTCGCCGTCCTCGATACCGTCCCCGTCGGCGTCCTGTGCCATGACGAACCCGCCGTACGAGAACGCGAAATATGCGGCCCAGTCGGGCGGATAGGAAAGCGCCGGGTCGTCATCGCTGTTGAGATTGATGTCGAGGGCGAGCAGAACCCCCACGCCGTTGCTGCTCGTCACCGAGAGGCCGGGCGTGATCGTGTAGACGTTCTTGTTGCGGTTGCCGTAGTAGGAGAGCGTATCGCCCTCGGGCCAGTCGGCGTTGATGAACTGGTCCCATTTGAACTCGAGGAAGAGGCTCGCCTGGCCGACGATGAACTCGACGCCGGTGCCGAATTCGAACATGTCGTTGAAGCTGTCGCTCTCGTCCTCGGGGACCGCGGGGTACGCGGGATAGTAGAATCCGCTCGAATCGGGATTGTTCGTGTAGAGGATCCCGTACCCGTCCTCTTCGTTCTTGTTGAACCGGTAGCCGGCGTTGAAGTGGAGTCTCGTCGGCACGAAACGGTCCTGGTTCGTCAGATCGAACGTGAAGAGCCCCTTCATCCCGAAATCGATATTGTCCGTCGTGAAGGCCCGCTCGGCGTTGCCGGTGGGAAAGCGCGCCGAGCCGAGGAACCCGACCCGGACGATCTCCGAGGGAATCGGGGGAATCAGCTTGAGCTGGACGTCGGTGTCGCCGATCCCTCCGCGGGTCCGCGTCTCGAGCTCGCCGCTCTCCGATTCGCTCCCGACCTGCATGATCCAGTTGCGGACGCCGAGACCGGCGGAGATCTCGAGATAATCGCTGATGCCCAGCGTGAGAACCGCTCTCGTACTGAAGAAACTGTACGTGACCTCCGGCTCGGACCCCGGTTCCGCCAGGTAGTACAGACTGCGCGGCCCGGGCGTCAGCAGGACGTCGGCGCGCCGGTAATAGCATGTGCCGAGCGAGAAGATCAGCTTTCCCTTGCCGATCGTTTCCGCGTCGTACACGCGAAGCAACCCCGAGGTGCCGTCCCACGCATCCTGACCGGCGGCCGGGACTGCGCCGATCGGCAGCAGGATCGCGGCGAGAATCACCAGAATGACTGCTCTCATCTCTCGAACCTCCTCTGTTCCGGCGGCGAATGTCCCGATCGGTCCCCCGGGGCCGCCTTACGTACGTCCAGTCGCGTCTTCTTCGCCGTCGGCGTCGCCGCCGGCGTCCGTCGATTCCGTTTCTTCCCCTTCCGCGGGCGGTTCATCCGCCGTTGTCGCTTCTTCCGCGCCGTCCCCGTCCTTGGGTTCCGGCCGGGAGGACTCGTCGACGAAGTTCATTCTGAGTTCCATGAGCACGTTGTCGAGGATACGGCTCTCCGTATCCGACAGGTTTCCGGCCGTTCGCGTGCTGATCATCTCGAGCATGTCTATCGTGATACGCGCTTGATGCAAATCCCGCTCCACCGCGCCGGTCAGGGGATTCATCAACTTCCCCATCTGCTGCAGCGCGAGAGTCTGGAACATGGCGATCAGGTGCTGGAAAAGAAAGCCGTCCCGTTCGGACAGGTCGTCCTCGTACCCGTTCATTCGTCCCCCTTTCGATACCGGCTGATGATAGGGACGTATCTTTTTTCATGTCAATGGAAATCAGATACAAAAAAAGGCCGCCGGCGTGTTCGCCGGCGGCCCGAAAGACCGTGCCGATGGCGGATTCTAGTCTACCCGCCGCTCCGACGCGAACCAGATCAGCTTCGCGTCCTCTTCGTTCGAGGCGTTCGCGTAACCGTGCTCCTGCGCAGCGAGATAGTAGATGCTGTCCCCCTCGCCGAGCTCGTAGAGCTTGTCGTCGACGCGGAAATTGATCCTGCCGGACAAAACGACGGCGGCCTCGTCCCCTTCGTGGACGTGCATGTCCATATCGGCGTTCTCGTTGGGCGTGAGCGTGATCAGCTGGGCGTTGATCTTCCCGCTCGGGATCGAATGCGTGAGCATCTCCCGCTTGCCCGGCGTGCGGCCGAGTTCGCGCTCCTCGCGATCCTCGAGCGCGATGAAGGAGACGTCGGCCAGCTCCTGCTCCTCGATGAAATACGCCGGATCCTTCTGGAGCGCGTCGGCGATCCTGATGAGCGCCCCGATGGTCGGTGACGTCTTCCCCCGCTCGATCTCCGAGATGTGCGTGGCGGAGATGCCCGCTTTCGCCTCGACGTTCTTGAGCGTCAGGTGTTGTTCCTCGCGGACCTTCTTGATCCGCCGCCCGATCTCTTCCTTGGAAATCATGTCCGTCTCCTCACCTCGACCTCCCCCGCTACAGACTGAACGGAGGCATCGTGACCCAGATCGCCTTGCACCTGGCGTCGCCGATATTCCGCATCGCGTGCGGCTTGTTGGCCTTGTAGTGGATGCTGTCGCCTTCCTTGAGGATGTATTTCTCTTCGCCGATGATGATCTCCATCACGCCCTTGGTCACGAGCGCGAACTCCTCCCCGTCGTGCACGCTCGTCTCCTCCGGCCGCTTGATGCCCGGTTCGAGCTCGACCTCGAGAAAGGAGATCATCGGGTTCGGCATGTCCATCGTCAGGGAATGATAGGTCGCCCCCCATTCCTTGTAATGCATGTGACGGCGCTCGCTCCGGCGGACGACCGATATCTTCGACAGGTTGCGCTTCTCGACGAAATACGCGACGTCGGTGCCCATCGCCTCGGCGATCTTGGCCAGGGCGCCGACCGTCGGGGAGGTCATCCCCCGCTCGATCTCGGAAACGTGCGTCGCCGACACCTTCGCCTTGACCTCGATATCCTTCAAGGTCAATCCCCTGGAGAGACGGTACTGCTTGATGCGTGCGCCGATCTCGTTTTTCACTTCCATGCACCTCTCCCTTTCATCCCGGTCCCGCGACGACTGCCCCGCCGGGGATCTCTTACGCAAAACAAGATATATGAGTGTTTTGCGAAATCAGGCGTAAATATAATGCATGAATCCTGAAATATCAAACCTTTTGGCGTACGAATCCGCGCATCATTTCGCATTTTTCTCGCGCATCAAACATTTCGTGTGCCGAATCCATACGAAACAATCTATTTTGGGGAAATATTCCGAATTACCGGATGAACACGAACGGGAAACCGCGAGATTGTTTCCTATTCCACGCCCAACCATCCCCGCGGCGTGGCCCTTCTTCCGCCGCGCACACCGGTCCGCCATGCATGGGATCACGACCTCACGATATGCATCCCGTTTTCAAATCTGGAATTGACCGGATGCTTGTCGTATATTCGTGTCCATGAGACGGACGATCGAAACGATCTGCGTCATCCGGTTCGGGTCGCTCGGCGACCTCGTGCTCCTCACCGCCCTTCTCGAGGCGCTGCGCGAGGGCTGCCCCGGAGCGGCGATCAGTTTTGTCACGAAGGAACGGTACCGCCCGCTCTTCGAGACGGACGACCGGATCGACGCCCTCCACCTGCTCCGCGGCGACGGATTGAAAGCGCTGTTCGCCCTCCGGGCGTCGATGCCCGGACGGTTCGACGTCCTGATCGACGCACACGGCGTCCCCCGGAGCGCCGTCCTCGCCGGAACGCTGCGCGCCGGGACGCGGGTGCGCATCGACAAGGACCAGGCGCGCAAACTGCTCCTCATCAGGCGCAAGATCGACCGGTTTCCGCCGGGCGTCTCCATGGCCGGCCGCTTCGTCGACCTCGCCCGCCGCCTCGGGGCCGAACTTCCCCACGATCCCCCGCCGAGGCTTTCTCCGTCCCCAGGCGCCATCGCCGCGGCAAAACGACTGCTCGCCGGAGAGACGGGCGCCCGGGCGCCCGTTGCGATCGCGCCCGGGGCGAGACACGAGACCAAGCGCTGGCCCGCCGGGCATTTCTCGGCCCTCGCAGCGATGCTCGCGGCCCGCGGCGAGACGGTCGTCCTCGTCGGCGGCCCCGACGACCAACCCGTCTGCCGCGAGGTGGCCGCCAAAAGCGGCGGCGCCGCGATCGACCTCTCCGGCCGGCTGGATCTGCCAGGGACGGCGGCCCTTCTCGCGAGGTGCCCCCTCCTGGTCTCCAACGATTCGGCACCGCTTCACATCGCCGAGGCGGTCGGAACGCCGGTCGTCGCCCTGTTCGGCCCGACCGTGGGCCAGTTCGGCTATTTCCCGCGACTTCCGGCGAGCGTCGTCATCGAGGCGCCCCTCGACTGTCGCCCCTGTTCCCGGAACGGAGCGCGCCCCTGCCCGTTCGGCACGAAGGACTGTCTCGAGTCGCTGGCGCCGGCACGCGTCTTCGACGCGGCAGCGGGAATCCTCGACGGGGCCGGGACCGCCGAGGCTGAAGGAGAAGGATGAGTCACCCCGCGCAGTTCCTCTACGGCCTCGTCGCGCCCCTCGCGCCGGCGGCTCTCCGTCTCGTCGCGCCCTTCGACGAAAAGATCGCCGAGACCCTCGCCACGCGCCGGGGGATCCGGCCGCGCTGGCGCGAAAAGGGGGCGGCCGCAGCCGGGGCGGGCCCGCTCGTCTGGTTCCACGTCTCCTCGGTCGGGGAATTCCTGCAGGCGACGCCGGTGATCGACGAACTCGCCGCCCGCCGCCCGGACGTCCGGATCGCCCTGACCTTCACCTCGCCGTCGGGATACAACTACCTCCATCGCCACGACCGATCGAGAAGGAACGAACGCATCCGTTTCGTCGAGTACCTCCCCTTCGACACGGCGGGCAACGCGCGTTTCTGCCTCGATATCCTGCGTCCCGACCTTCTCGTCTACGTGAAGTTCGATCTCTGGCCGAACCTCATCCTCGAGGCCTCCCGTCGCGGCGTGCCGCAGGTGCTCGTGTCGGCGACCCTCTCTACCGGCTCGCGCAGGCTCGCATGGTACGCCCGCGGCTGGTACGGCTCGCTCTACCAGCGGCTGTCGGCGATCGCGGCGATATCCGACGAGGACGCAGGACGGTTCCGCCTCGCATCGGGCGGCGGCGTGCTGGTGGAGACGACGGGCGATACGCGCTTCGACCAGGTCTGCCGCCGCGTCGACACGACGACCGTCGAACCGCCCCGCGCGCTTCTCGACGACCGCCGCGTCTTCGTCGTGGCGGGAAGCACGTGGCCCCGCGACGAGGCGGTCGTCATCCCGGGATTCGCGTGTCTCCGGAAACGGCATCCGGAGACCGCGCTCATCCTCGTTCCGCACGAGCCGACGGCGGCGCGACTCGCGGAGATCGGCCGCTCGCTCGAGGCCGAAGGGCTCCGCTTCGCCCTCGTCTCCGAACTCGGCGAGCGTCCGCCGCCCGAGCCGGTCGTCGTCGCCGACGGCCTGGGGTACCTCGCCGAACTCTACCGCGCCGGCACGGTGGCCTACGTCGGCGGTTCATTCACCACCGGCGTCCACAACGTGATGGAGCCGGCGGTCCTCGGCCTGCCCGTCTTCTTCGGCCCGCGCATCGACAACTCGTGGGAGGCCCTCAGGCTCGCCGAAGCCGGCGCGGGCCGCGTCGTAAAGCGGCCAGGGGAATTCGCCGACGGCGTCTCCGCCCTTCTCGACGATCCCGCGCTCCTCGCGCGCCGCGGCCGGGAAGCGGCCGGGTTCATCAGAAAACATTGCGGAGCGGCTCCCCGTTGCGTAGATTTGTTGCTGACCCGTCTGCAGGCGTGACGGCACCCTCACCCGATTCCCGGAACGACGGAAGGAGCCCGCATGAACGCCGATCTCCGGCTTCCGACACAACCGCGGTACATCCAGATCGAGTCGATCATCGGCTGCGACGCGAAGTGCCCCTTCTGCCCGCAGAAGACGATCGCCCGCGGACCGCGCAGGATGCCGGACGAGACGTGGCGCAAGATCGTCGACGACACCCGCGGACTCGGCGTCACCTACCGGCCCTTCCTGCAGAACGAGGCCCTCATCGATCCGCGCATCGAGACGATCGTCCGGTATATCAAGGAGGATCCCACCGCGCGCGTCGAGATCAACACGAACGCGAACGCCCTCACGGAGAAGCGGGGCCGCGGGCTGATCGACGCCGGCATCGATCTCATGCGCTTCAGCGTCGACGCCTTCTCCGCCGGGGTGTACGAGCAGTGCCGCGTCGGCCTCGACTACGATCGCGTCGTCGAAAACATCGAACGTTTCATCGCGCTCGTCGACGAGAGCGGCAGCCGGGTCGTCACCGACGTGCGGATGATCGACATGGACATCAACCGCCACGAACAGAAGGCCTTCGTCGAATTCTGGTCGGCCCGCGCGGATCGCGCCTCGATCGTCCCCCTGTACAACTGGCCGTGGGACGAGGGCGTCGAGATGGTCGAGAAGCCGTGCCTGAAGATGCGCGAGGAGATGTTCTTCTACACCGACGGCCGGGCCGTGCTCTGCTGCTGGGACATCGCCGGCCGCGCGGTCATCGGCGACGTCAACGAGACGAGCGTCCTCGATATCTGGAACGGCCCGGTCCGCCGCGGATTCGCCGAGATCCTCAACCGGGGCGAGCGGGGAAAGATCCTGCTCTGCTCCCGCTGCGACGCCTACCGCGATTACCGTTTCGAGGGATTCGGGGACTAGCCGCGGCCGGCCTTCCCTGGACTCTTCCGCGGCCGCTACCTCAGCGTTCGCCTGTTGATGAGCACCTGCACCATTCCCCGCCGTTCCCTGCTCTGCGGATAGTGGATGATCATGTCCGAATAGCCGTCGCCGTTGAGATCGCGCGTGTCCAGCTCGCCGTAGGCGTCCGCCTCGATGCGGGCGACGGGCTTCTTCGAGAAGAGCCGGTCTCCGCCGTCTTCGAGGCCGAGGTAGATCGAGAGTTCGTTTTCGCCGGTGGCGAAGACGAAATCCTTCCGCCGGTCGCCGTCGAAGTCGCCGTCGAGATCCATCGCCTGCGTGTCGGAATCGCCCGAGAAATCGATCTTGAATTTCACTTCCTTGGTGAAATCGGGCCGGTCGGAGAAACGGTCGTTTTCGCCGAGGAGGAAGATGTTGAAGGCGATCGGCACCGAACGGGTCAGCAGGAACCGGATGATCGACGACACGCTGATCTTCACCGACGGCAAGACGAGATCGAGCCGGCCGTCCCCGTTCACGTCCCGGATCATGGCGGTCGCCGAGGCGGTTCCCTCTGAGACGATCACCTGCCCCGGGGCCTCCGCGAATCCCGCCGGGCCTCCCCGGTAGACGTTGATGACGCCGCGGAAGTTCGAGAGTCCCTTCGCCGTCTGCTTCGTGACGACGACGTCGACGTATCCGTCGCCGTCGAGATCGCGCACGACCGTGGAAACCTCGGCGATCCCCTCGATCTTCTCCTTCTTCGTTCGCACGTCGAACCGCCTGCGCCACGACGGCACCGCGGCGAACCGCCCGTTTGCCCCCAGCAGGTAGGCCGCGACCTCGTCGTCGTCGATCGTGAGGAGGTCTGCCCGGCCGTCTGCGTCGACGTCCTCGACGCGGATGTCGGGAAAGGCGTACCGGGCGCTCACGCCGAGCGTCACCTCGCCGTCGAGGGATCCCGAATCCCGCGTGTACACGACGGTCGAGATGTCGATGCGAAGCGTGTCGGTCGCGACCCATCGGCCGCTCGTGTCGGCGGCGTGCAGACGAAGCCCCCCGAAATCGAAGACGGCGATCTCCTCCCGGCCGTCCCCGTTCCAGTCCCTGACGAAGTCGACGACCGGCAACCGGCTCTCGGGCGGAAAGACGGCGATGCCGCCCGTCTCGAAAAGCGTCACCGGCGTCTCGTCGTAGCGGCGGCCTGCGAGACGGTAGCAGCGGATCTCCGAGGGCGTCGCGTAGACGATCTCCCTGCCGCCGTCATTATCGAAATCACCGATGTCGAGGAGGACGGCCGCGGTGTCGACGGGCCACGAGTGATCGGCCGCCGTGGCGAAACCGCCCTCGGCGTCCTGCCAGAAGACCGAGATCCATCTCGTCTCGTCGGGGGGAAGGCCCTTCCGGTGCGTGATGACGATGTCGCAGAGTCCGTCGCCGTCGAGATCCTCCGCGCGGACGTCGAGCAGCTTGTCGGCGACGCTCAACCTCGACAGGGTGAAGGCCGCGTCGTCGCGTGCGGCGACAGGGCATGCTGCGGGCAGCAGGAGGATCGCGGCGACGGCCGCGGCCCCGAGCACTCGGTGTGTGCGCATCAGAAGGTGACCTCCTTGCGGATGACGATCCTCCGGCCGACGACGATCGACACGGCCGTCCATCCCGCCGCTCCGGCGAGCGTCAGACGCACGACGTCGCCCCATTCACGGGGCAGGGGAAGCCCCGCGGACATCGCCGTCATCTGTTCGGCGGGCAATGAGAGACAGGTCGTCGGAAGCCAGGGTTGCGCCTCCGGGAATACGGACAGCAACGACATCGCCCCCCAGAGGGCGAGGGTGGCGGCGATCGCCGTTCCCGGCCCGTTGCAGGCGGCGGCGATCGCCGCCGATACGGCCGTCGTCGCGACGACGGCGCACAAAGTCAGCGCGATGGCGAGAGAAAGCCGCAGGCCGAGTCGCCCCGCCGGATGGATCATGACCTGCGTCTCCACGAGGTCCGCGAAACCGGGCTTCAGCCAGGAGACGGCGACCACGACGGCGGCGGCGACGACAAAGAGCGCGGCCGAGGCGGCGACGGCCGAGATGAGCTTGCCCCACCACCAGGCACCGCGCGACACGGGACGCACCCAGGCCGCCTTGACCGTGCCGAGCGCGTATTCGCGGGAGATGTGAAAGCAGGCGAGCATTGCGCCGGCGAACGCGGCGAGGTGCGCGATCCGGCCGAGCGACGAGGAGGCGAGATAGAACCCGCTCGGCACGCCGATCCACTGCCGGCGCGTCGCCGCATCGAGGGCGAAAACGATGATCGCCGACGCGAGCGCGATCGCGACGGGAAAGAGGTACGTCGTCCTCCTTCGGGACGCCTTGAAGCGCTCGGCGGCGAGGACCCTGGCGAGTTCACTCATCGCCGCCTCCCGCGCCGGTGATCCGGAAGAAGAGGTCCTCGAGACCTTCCCCCCCGGCGGCGAGTTCCGCCACGGGGCCGTCGGCGAGGATCCGGCCGCGGTCGATGATCGCGACGCGGTCGCACGTCTTCTCGACCTCGTCCATGCGATGGCTCGAGAGGAGAACGGCCCTTCCCTCCTCGCGGGCGAGCCGGGGCAGGAGGCGCCTGATGTCGGCGATCCCCGCCGGGTCGAGCCCGTTCGTCGGTTCGTCGAGCAGCAGGATCGGCGGATCGCCGAGCAGGGCCGCGGCGAGTCCGAGTCGGCGTTTCATGCCCCACGAATACCCCGAGACGCGCCGCCTCTTCGACTCGCCGAGTCCGGTGAGATCGAGCAGCCGGTCCACGAGGAGGCCGTCGCCCCGTCCGAGCCAGCGGCAGGCGACCTCGAGGTTCTCCCTTCCGGTCAACCACGGGTAGAAAGCGGGCGCGTCGAAGAGGACGCCGATCCTCGCCACCGCGGCGGCGGCCTGCTTCGCGACGTCGATCCCGTCGACGAGGACCCGCCCCGCCGTCGGCCGGAGGAGCCCGCAGACGATCTTGAAGGCGGTCGTCTTGCCGGCCCCGTTCGGCCCGAGGAAACCGTAGACGCCGGGCGTCTCGATTTGGAGATCGATCCCCCGCAGGGCCTCGACCCTTCCGAAACGCTTTTCGAGACCATCGATGACGAGCACGTGCGATTCCTCCTAGAACGACCGTTGCGCCCGCAGGATGACACGCGGTTCGTCGAAGCTTCCGTCGAGATCCCAGGCGACGGCCAGAACGACGCAGGGCAGCAGGGATTCGCCGGAAACGCCGACGCCCGCCGTCTGCCCCCAGCTCTCCGCGGAACGGTCGAGGAAACCGAGCGGCGACCGGGGATCCCCGGCGAGGGCGACGAGCCCCGCGTCGGAGAAGAAAAGAAGATCCCATCGGCTCCACAGGCGCCGGAGAAGGGGCGCCGGGGGCATCGGCACGCGCAGCTCGGCCGACGCGAAGGCGACCCGGTCGCCCCGCGGTGGATCGAAGGGCAGGTCCCGGAGACCGCGCACGCCCGCGTATCCGTTCAGCGACTGCGTCAGCTGCGACGGAAGCCGGTCGAAGGCGGTGAAGAGTCGTCCACGCAGATCGAGCCGTATCCCCCGCGGCAGATCGGTATAGCGCCGGGCGTCGATTTCGAGCGTCTCGTATGAGAACGTTCCCGGCCCGTCGGCGAACCCCTTTTCCGCCCGGAGACGGCAGAACCAGCCGGTCTCCTCCTCCCAGCCGTCGCGCGTGTCGAGCGTGATGCTCGTCGAGAATGCCATACGCGTGCCGTCCGCGATCGCGGGATTCGGGCGGTACGTGTCTCGCGGGAAGAGCAGCGAGGGAATGCCGCGCGCCTCGAGCGAGAGTTCCTCCTGCAGCAGGAAGGCGGACTCGACGATCCATCGCCCGCCGGATCGGATCGTGAGGCCGACCCGCCCGCCGCGTTTCTCGTACCAGTCGAGGAAATCGTCCCCGGTCAGGCTCGTGATGACGCCGTTCTCCAGGCGGGAGAGCA of Candidatus Krumholzibacteriota bacterium contains these proteins:
- the mazG gene encoding nucleoside triphosphate pyrophosphohydrolase; translated protein: MKPDDATLAAEIDGLRRTLRILRGESGCAWDRERTLDDIISNLVEETYELLHAERAGDIDGVEEELGDVLFLVVFAHELLLERVETPLSAIVSRVHRKIVSRHPHVFGDEKADTAAESQAAWDRAKRLERAGRPPMGLLDGIPHDLPPLRRADAVQRIATAVGFDWPDIRGIVGKIREESDELLDAVLEGDRAHVKEELGDLLFTVIHLAGRLDADPEGALATTTAKFADRFRAMESAAAERGRDLESMEIDEMESLWQAAKRKKGER
- a CDS encoding OmpA family protein encodes the protein MRAVILVILAAILLPIGAVPAAGQDAWDGTSGLLRVYDAETIGKGKLIFSLGTCYYRRADVLLTPGPRSLYYLAEPGSEPEVTYSFFSTRAVLTLGISDYLEISAGLGVRNWIMQVGSESESGELETRTRGGIGDTDVQLKLIPPIPSEIVRVGFLGSARFPTGNAERAFTTDNIDFGMKGLFTFDLTNQDRFVPTRLHFNAGYRFNKNEEDGYGILYTNNPDSSGFYYPAYPAVPEDESDSFNDMFEFGTGVEFIVGQASLFLEFKWDQFINADWPEGDTLSYYGNRNKNVYTITPGLSVTSSNGVGVLLALDINLNSDDDPALSYPPDWAAYFAFSYGGFVMAQDADGDGIEDGEDRCPDSPEDFDGFEDDDGCPELDNDGDGINDGVDACPDLAEDFDGFEDEDGCPDLDNDGDGIPDVEDRCPGEPEDFDGIDDADGCPDVMQDTDNDGIPDDMDKCPLKAEDQDGFQDEDGCPDLDNDIDGILDVDDQCPNEPETFNGYEDTDGCPDERPIEAKFILRGINFESGSSALTPDSYGVLDQVVKSLMAYPEVRVEIRGYTDSVGSEESNQRLSEKRANAVRQYLSNAGIAVDRVIAKGYGEADPIAPNTTAAGRAENRRIEFHRLN
- a CDS encoding DUF1844 domain-containing protein, which encodes MNGYEDDLSERDGFLFQHLIAMFQTLALQQMGKLMNPLTGAVERDLHQARITIDMLEMISTRTAGNLSDTESRILDNVLMELRMNFVDESSRPEPKDGDGAEEATTADEPPAEGEETESTDAGGDADGEEDATGRT
- a CDS encoding helix-turn-helix transcriptional regulator, with the translated sequence MISKEEIGRRIKKVREEQHLTLKNVEAKAGISATHISEIERGKTSPTIGALIRIADALQKDPAYFIEEQELADVSFIALEDREERELGRTPGKREMLTHSIPSGKINAQLITLTPNENADMDMHVHEGDEAAVVLSGRINFRVDDKLYELGEGDSIYYLAAQEHGYANASNEEDAKLIWFASERRVD
- a CDS encoding helix-turn-helix transcriptional regulator encodes the protein MEVKNEIGARIKQYRLSRGLTLKDIEVKAKVSATHVSEIERGMTSPTVGALAKIAEAMGTDVAYFVEKRNLSKISVVRRSERRHMHYKEWGATYHSLTMDMPNPMISFLEVELEPGIKRPEETSVHDGEEFALVTKGVMEIIIGEEKYILKEGDSIHYKANKPHAMRNIGDARCKAIWVTMPPFSL
- a CDS encoding glycosyltransferase family 9 protein, with translation MRRTIETICVIRFGSLGDLVLLTALLEALREGCPGAAISFVTKERYRPLFETDDRIDALHLLRGDGLKALFALRASMPGRFDVLIDAHGVPRSAVLAGTLRAGTRVRIDKDQARKLLLIRRKIDRFPPGVSMAGRFVDLARRLGAELPHDPPPRLSPSPGAIAAAKRLLAGETGARAPVAIAPGARHETKRWPAGHFSALAAMLAARGETVVLVGGPDDQPVCREVAAKSGGAAIDLSGRLDLPGTAALLARCPLLVSNDSAPLHIAEAVGTPVVALFGPTVGQFGYFPRLPASVVIEAPLDCRPCSRNGARPCPFGTKDCLESLAPARVFDAAAGILDGAGTAEAEGEG
- a CDS encoding radical SAM protein, whose amino-acid sequence is MNADLRLPTQPRYIQIESIIGCDAKCPFCPQKTIARGPRRMPDETWRKIVDDTRGLGVTYRPFLQNEALIDPRIETIVRYIKEDPTARVEINTNANALTEKRGRGLIDAGIDLMRFSVDAFSAGVYEQCRVGLDYDRVVENIERFIALVDESGSRVVTDVRMIDMDINRHEQKAFVEFWSARADRASIVPLYNWPWDEGVEMVEKPCLKMREEMFFYTDGRAVLCCWDIAGRAVIGDVNETSVLDIWNGPVRRGFAEILNRGERGKILLCSRCDAYRDYRFEGFGD
- a CDS encoding VCBS repeat-containing protein, whose translation is MRTHRVLGAAAVAAILLLPAACPVAARDDAAFTLSRLSVADKLLDVRAEDLDGDGLCDIVITHRKGLPPDETRWISVFWQDAEGGFATAADHSWPVDTAAVLLDIGDFDNDGGREIVYATPSEIRCYRLAGRRYDETPVTLFETGGIAVFPPESRLPVVDFVRDWNGDGREEIAVFDFGGLRLHAADTSGRWVATDTLRIDISTVVYTRDSGSLDGEVTLGVSARYAFPDIRVEDVDADGRADLLTIDDDEVAAYLLGANGRFAAVPSWRRRFDVRTKKEKIEGIAEVSTVVRDLDGDGYVDVVVTKQTAKGLSNFRGVINVYRGGPAGFAEAPGQVIVSEGTASATAMIRDVNGDGRLDLVLPSVKISVSSIIRFLLTRSVPIAFNIFLLGENDRFSDRPDFTKEVKFKIDFSGDSDTQAMDLDGDFDGDRRKDFVFATGENELSIYLGLEDGGDRLFSKKPVARIEADAYGELDTRDLNGDGYSDMIIHYPQSRERRGMVQVLINRRTLR
- a CDS encoding ABC transporter permease, with translation MSELARVLAAERFKASRRRTTYLFPVAIALASAIIVFALDAATRRQWIGVPSGFYLASSSLGRIAHLAAFAGAMLACFHISREYALGTVKAAWVRPVSRGAWWWGKLISAVAASAALFVVAAAVVVAVSWLKPGFADLVETQVMIHPAGRLGLRLSLAIALTLCAVVATTAVSAAIAAACNGPGTAIAATLALWGAMSLLSVFPEAQPWLPTTCLSLPAEQMTAMSAGLPLPREWGDVVRLTLAGAAGWTAVSIVVGRRIVIRKEVTF